In Microbacterium sp. SLBN-146, one genomic interval encodes:
- a CDS encoding ABC transporter substrate-binding protein encodes MSSIRPRPLRALSAGLALPLLVLAGCSSPATNPVSYDNWNAVIDDAEGQTVQLWMYGGDDQGNAYVDDVLAPAVAEFGVTLERVPVTDTRDALNRVFTELQAGRADGTVDLIWVNGDNFRTGREADAWLCGWTDVLPEMANTDSDDPLLESDFGTPVDGCEAPWHKAQFTLAYNADAIPDPPTTLEGVLEWAEENPGRFTYPAPPDFTGSVFVREVLASVSGGADEVPAAYSDDAFDELTPALYDRLAALAPSLWRGGDTYPANEAELGQLFADRQIDLMMTYGPATLTDLVADGTYPPGTTVLPLEDGTVGNASFLGLPANSDAVAGAMVVANVALSVEQQVAKAHPDVWGQFTVLDIEGLDAEDRALFDELPQSPVVPGYDVLSRNAHGELSAEWVPALDEGWRTNVLTR; translated from the coding sequence GTGAGCAGCATCCGCCCCCGACCCCTGCGCGCCCTGTCCGCCGGACTCGCGCTTCCGCTCCTCGTACTGGCCGGGTGCTCCTCGCCCGCAACGAATCCGGTGTCGTACGACAACTGGAACGCCGTCATCGACGACGCGGAGGGACAGACCGTCCAGCTGTGGATGTACGGCGGCGACGATCAGGGGAACGCGTACGTCGACGACGTGCTCGCACCCGCTGTCGCCGAGTTCGGCGTGACACTCGAGCGGGTTCCCGTCACCGACACGCGCGACGCACTCAACCGCGTCTTCACCGAGCTGCAGGCCGGTCGCGCCGACGGCACGGTCGATCTCATCTGGGTCAACGGCGACAACTTCCGGACGGGACGCGAAGCCGACGCGTGGCTCTGCGGATGGACGGACGTCCTCCCCGAGATGGCGAACACCGACTCCGACGATCCGCTCCTCGAATCCGACTTCGGGACGCCCGTGGACGGATGCGAGGCCCCGTGGCACAAGGCGCAGTTCACGCTCGCCTACAACGCCGACGCGATCCCCGACCCCCCAACGACCCTCGAGGGCGTGCTCGAGTGGGCTGAGGAGAACCCGGGCCGCTTCACCTATCCGGCCCCGCCCGACTTCACGGGATCGGTGTTCGTGCGCGAAGTGCTCGCGAGCGTCTCGGGCGGCGCCGACGAGGTGCCCGCGGCCTACTCCGACGACGCCTTCGACGAGCTGACGCCCGCGCTCTACGACCGGCTTGCGGCCCTCGCCCCGAGTCTGTGGCGCGGCGGCGACACGTACCCCGCCAACGAGGCCGAGCTCGGCCAGCTCTTCGCCGATCGGCAGATCGACCTCATGATGACGTACGGTCCCGCGACGCTGACCGACCTCGTCGCCGACGGCACCTACCCGCCCGGGACGACGGTGCTTCCGCTCGAGGACGGCACGGTGGGGAACGCGAGCTTCCTGGGGCTTCCCGCGAACTCCGACGCGGTGGCCGGTGCGATGGTCGTCGCCAATGTTGCCCTCTCCGTCGAGCAGCAGGTCGCGAAGGCCCATCCGGACGTGTGGGGACAGTTCACCGTCCTCGACATCGAGGGACTGGATGCCGAAGATCGCGCGCTCTTCGATGAGTTGCCGCAGTCGCCCGTCGTGCCCGGATACGACGTGCTCTCGCGCAACGCGCACGGCGAGCTGTCGGCGGAATGGGTGCCCGCACTCGACGAGGGCTGGCGCACGAACGTCCTGACGCGATGA
- a CDS encoding DUF4188 domain-containing protein, with protein MSTIDPGRMTHKYDGELVVFHIGMTINKWWRPDLWGPAFMAMPRMLRELSTDPDSGLLGHALLVGARGPYVVQYWSSVEKLYAYASSPTQEHRPAWTRFNKAARKAPGAVGVWHETFLVDTAESMYVGTPSMGLSLATERVDVPRRHDRARARFADGRTAASAG; from the coding sequence ATGTCCACGATCGACCCGGGGCGCATGACCCACAAGTACGACGGAGAACTCGTCGTCTTCCACATCGGAATGACGATCAACAAGTGGTGGCGGCCCGATCTGTGGGGTCCCGCCTTCATGGCGATGCCCCGGATGCTGCGCGAGCTCAGCACTGATCCCGACTCGGGTCTCCTCGGGCACGCTCTTCTCGTCGGGGCCCGCGGACCCTACGTCGTGCAGTACTGGTCGTCGGTCGAGAAGCTCTACGCGTATGCCTCCTCTCCCACGCAGGAACACCGGCCGGCGTGGACCCGCTTCAACAAGGCCGCCCGCAAAGCGCCCGGCGCCGTCGGCGTCTGGCACGAGACGTTCCTCGTCGACACCGCCGAGTCGATGTATGTCGGGACGCCGTCCATGGGCCTCTCCCTCGCGACCGAGCGGGTGGACGTTCCTCGCCGGCACGACCGCGCACGGGCGCGATTCGCCGACGGCCGGACGGCAGCGTCAGCGGGCTGA
- a CDS encoding uroporphyrinogen-III synthase — MTDPTRPALSAALAGTSIVIAVDRRSSELAAALERHGALVRHAPALTIVPHIDDEALISATRALIQTRPDVVVATTGVGFRGWMETAEEAGMLDELYAALAGAQIVARGPKARGAIQQAGLSADWVAESETSAELGEFLLAEGLAGRRVAVQHHGSGADGLDDLFAAAGADVVSLTVYRWGPPPDPALVSRSVIATAHGEVDAVLFTSAPGAAGWLAAAEECGVRERIVELSSMRRLLLAAVGPITAAPLAEVGAKVLVAERGRLGSLVRGVVTHFGGGHAPSLQTGSGRLELRSTGALLNGSIVPLSPSGNAVLRALFDAAGGVVSRPELQSVLPRSIENAHAVDVAVGRLREALGDPRLIRTVVKRGYRLDVVESGLDATEQES; from the coding sequence TTGACCGACCCGACCCGCCCCGCACTCTCGGCCGCACTCGCCGGTACGTCGATCGTCATCGCTGTCGATAGACGGTCGTCCGAGCTCGCTGCCGCGCTCGAGAGGCATGGAGCGCTCGTGCGCCACGCGCCGGCACTCACGATCGTCCCCCACATCGATGACGAAGCGCTCATCTCGGCGACGCGCGCCCTCATCCAGACCCGTCCGGACGTCGTCGTCGCTACGACAGGGGTGGGATTTCGCGGGTGGATGGAGACGGCCGAAGAAGCAGGGATGCTCGACGAGCTGTACGCTGCGCTCGCGGGCGCTCAGATCGTGGCGCGCGGTCCGAAGGCGCGGGGCGCGATCCAGCAGGCGGGTCTCTCAGCCGACTGGGTGGCGGAGTCGGAGACCTCAGCCGAGCTCGGTGAATTCCTCCTCGCGGAGGGACTGGCCGGGCGGCGCGTCGCGGTACAACATCACGGTTCTGGGGCGGACGGCCTGGACGACCTCTTCGCGGCCGCAGGCGCTGACGTGGTGAGCCTCACGGTCTACCGGTGGGGGCCGCCGCCCGACCCGGCGCTCGTCTCCCGTTCGGTCATCGCGACGGCGCACGGGGAGGTGGATGCCGTGCTGTTCACGTCCGCTCCGGGAGCTGCGGGATGGCTGGCTGCAGCGGAAGAGTGCGGCGTTCGCGAGCGGATCGTCGAGCTGTCGTCGATGCGGCGGCTCTTGCTCGCGGCCGTCGGGCCCATCACCGCCGCACCGCTTGCCGAAGTAGGAGCGAAGGTTCTCGTCGCCGAGCGCGGGCGACTCGGGTCCCTCGTGCGCGGCGTCGTGACCCACTTCGGAGGAGGTCACGCGCCATCCCTGCAGACCGGGTCGGGCCGCCTCGAGCTGCGCAGCACGGGCGCGCTGCTCAACGGGTCGATCGTTCCCCTGTCTCCGTCGGGGAACGCGGTGCTCCGTGCACTGTTCGACGCGGCAGGGGGCGTCGTCTCGCGCCCGGAGCTGCAGTCCGTCCTTCCGCGGTCGATCGAAAATGCCCACGCCGTCGATGTCGCCGTCGGACGATTGAGGGAGGCGCTCGGTGACCCGCGGCTGATCCGCACGGTCGTCAAACGCGGGTACCGACTCGATGTCGTCGAATCGGGGCTCGACGCGACGGAGCAGGAGTCGTGA
- a CDS encoding radical SAM domain-containing protein produces MGIATTLRRFELDTRPIHPDTRRALDRRWAELPEHAKTPNQLLGRCAVGCEGTHGVFPKCNLTCSPCYHSADANKVRIDGDHTVDNVKTQMALLREIRGPRAHAQLIGGEVSLLSAEDHAQALLAMRAVGREPMSMTHGDFDYDYLLDTVLDADGRPRFDKVSFAAHFDSLMRGRRGAVRPRNEAELNPFRERFGQMFVDLKRDHGVNSYLAHNMTVTPSNVDEVEQVTRDVLEMPFDMMSFQPAAFIGDDRRWREDFGEVTIDAVWERIEKGVGQKLPWQATQFGDPRCNRSTVGVRVGGTFAPLLDADDPKDIAARDRFLDHFGGMIFGDVPKGILAVKVLRAIAAHPGDIPPLIGLASRVLRRAGGLRRVVRAARRGKVSFKTFVIHNFMDAEQVAPAWDLMEKGIVAEDPLLKETQERLGACMYAMSHPEDGRLVPACVQHSVLDPIENVELRRILPLPTPRDGIAPQVVARPSGLTAVRSTGSKAPAAT; encoded by the coding sequence ATGGGCATCGCGACCACACTGCGGCGGTTCGAATTGGACACCCGACCTATCCATCCCGACACGAGGCGGGCGCTGGACCGGCGGTGGGCGGAGCTCCCCGAGCACGCGAAGACCCCGAACCAGCTGCTGGGACGCTGCGCCGTCGGATGCGAGGGGACGCACGGCGTCTTCCCCAAGTGCAACCTCACCTGCTCGCCCTGCTACCACTCGGCCGACGCCAACAAAGTGCGCATCGACGGCGACCACACGGTCGACAACGTCAAGACGCAGATGGCGCTCCTGCGCGAGATCCGCGGGCCCCGCGCACACGCGCAGCTCATCGGCGGTGAAGTGAGTCTCCTCTCCGCCGAGGACCACGCGCAGGCGCTCCTCGCGATGCGCGCCGTCGGCCGCGAGCCGATGTCGATGACCCACGGCGATTTCGACTACGACTACCTGCTCGACACGGTTCTCGACGCCGACGGTCGTCCGCGCTTCGACAAAGTGTCCTTCGCCGCCCACTTCGACTCGCTCATGCGTGGACGCCGCGGTGCTGTCCGTCCGCGCAACGAAGCCGAGCTCAATCCGTTCCGCGAGCGGTTCGGGCAGATGTTCGTCGACCTCAAGCGCGACCACGGCGTCAACAGCTACCTCGCGCACAACATGACGGTCACTCCGTCGAACGTCGACGAGGTCGAGCAGGTCACTCGGGACGTCCTGGAGATGCCGTTCGACATGATGTCTTTCCAGCCGGCGGCGTTCATCGGCGACGACCGGCGGTGGCGCGAAGACTTCGGCGAGGTGACGATCGACGCCGTCTGGGAGCGCATCGAAAAGGGCGTCGGGCAGAAGCTTCCATGGCAGGCGACGCAGTTCGGCGACCCGCGCTGCAACCGTTCGACAGTCGGCGTGCGGGTGGGCGGAACGTTCGCGCCTCTCCTCGATGCCGACGACCCGAAGGACATCGCGGCGCGCGACCGCTTCCTCGACCACTTCGGAGGGATGATCTTCGGCGATGTCCCCAAGGGGATCCTCGCCGTCAAGGTGCTGCGCGCGATCGCGGCGCACCCCGGTGACATCCCGCCCCTCATCGGTCTCGCGAGTCGCGTGCTGCGTCGTGCTGGGGGGCTCCGCCGCGTCGTCCGTGCCGCACGCCGTGGCAAGGTCTCGTTCAAGACGTTCGTGATCCATAACTTCATGGATGCCGAGCAGGTCGCACCCGCGTGGGACCTCATGGAGAAGGGCATCGTCGCCGAGGATCCGCTGCTGAAGGAGACGCAGGAGCGCCTCGGTGCGTGCATGTACGCGATGTCGCATCCCGAGGACGGCCGGCTCGTGCCGGCGTGCGTGCAGCACTCGGTGCTCGATCCGATCGAGAACGTCGAGCTCCGCCGCATCCTGCCGCTGCCGACCCCGCGGGACGGGATCGCGCCGCAGGTCGTCGCGCGTCCTTCGGGGCTGACGGCTGTCCGCTCGACGGGGTCGAAGGCTCCCGCCGCGACCTGA
- a CDS encoding ABC transporter ATP-binding protein — MSAELALNRLTKSFPGGGPHALDDLSLTVAAGTCTAVLGPSGSGKSTLLRVVAGLEDPDAGDVRIGGVDVGGIVAERRGVGMVFQRSLLFPHLSVRDNVAFADRVAGMPKGAARGRADTYLEMVQLGGFGDRRVGELSGGQEQRVAIARALAAEPAVLLLDEPFSALDPALRGDMHDLLDAVRRAVSPTIVLVTHDRDEASRVADRIALMEHGVLLHESSVADAYRRPRTRRVAQLMGGRNEVAGTVRTGIHHSELGALPVPDGTAQGDGILVVRQEDLSLADADAPLAADVVRVEGVVEAVSSAGARTDVVVSCRGGIRLHAETSTTLPRTPGERVAVAIPLAAVHVVAR, encoded by the coding sequence GTGAGCGCCGAACTCGCCCTGAACCGCCTGACCAAGAGCTTTCCCGGCGGCGGACCACACGCCCTCGACGACCTGTCGCTGACGGTCGCCGCCGGCACGTGCACCGCCGTCCTCGGCCCCAGCGGATCGGGGAAGAGCACGCTGCTCCGCGTCGTCGCAGGCCTCGAGGACCCCGACGCGGGCGACGTGCGCATCGGCGGCGTCGACGTCGGCGGGATCGTCGCCGAGAGACGCGGCGTCGGCATGGTCTTCCAACGCTCGCTGCTGTTCCCCCACCTCTCGGTGCGGGACAACGTCGCGTTCGCCGACCGCGTCGCAGGGATGCCGAAGGGCGCCGCGCGCGGGCGGGCCGACACCTACCTCGAGATGGTCCAGCTGGGCGGGTTCGGCGACCGCCGCGTGGGTGAGCTCTCGGGCGGGCAGGAGCAGCGCGTCGCGATCGCGCGCGCCCTGGCTGCTGAGCCCGCCGTCCTGCTCCTGGACGAGCCGTTCAGCGCGCTCGATCCCGCGTTGCGCGGCGACATGCACGACCTCCTCGACGCCGTCCGGCGCGCAGTCTCACCGACGATCGTCCTCGTGACGCACGATCGCGATGAGGCGTCGCGGGTCGCTGACCGGATCGCCCTCATGGAGCACGGTGTGCTCCTCCACGAGAGCTCGGTCGCCGATGCGTACCGTCGGCCCCGCACACGGCGCGTCGCTCAGCTCATGGGTGGGCGCAATGAGGTCGCGGGCACGGTGCGCACCGGCATCCATCACAGCGAACTCGGTGCCCTTCCCGTTCCGGACGGGACCGCTCAGGGCGACGGTATCCTCGTCGTCCGCCAGGAGGATCTCTCGCTCGCCGACGCCGATGCGCCCCTCGCGGCCGACGTCGTCAGGGTCGAGGGGGTCGTGGAGGCGGTGTCTTCCGCCGGGGCGCGCACCGACGTCGTGGTGAGCTGCCGCGGCGGCATCCGTCTTCACGCCGAGACGTCGACGACCCTGCCCCGCACGCCCGGAGAGCGCGTCGCCGTCGCGATCCCCCTCGCCGCGGTCCACGTCGTGGCGCGCTGA
- the nirD gene encoding nitrite reductase small subunit NirD: protein MTLVQQQPAEARTAHSAWVRVCAVADLETERGRAALVGDVQIALFLLHSGRVHAVSNLDPYSGAHVISRGIVGTRQDVPTVASPMYKQVFDLRTGVCIDPRGKDPQMLQVWPAAVDDGHVLIRMEGAR, encoded by the coding sequence GTGACTCTCGTGCAGCAGCAGCCCGCGGAGGCGAGGACGGCGCACAGCGCATGGGTGCGCGTGTGCGCTGTCGCCGATCTCGAAACCGAGCGAGGTCGTGCAGCTCTCGTCGGCGACGTGCAGATCGCGCTCTTCCTTCTGCACTCGGGTCGAGTGCACGCGGTGTCGAACCTCGATCCCTACAGCGGTGCGCACGTCATCTCGCGCGGCATCGTCGGTACGAGGCAGGACGTTCCGACCGTGGCATCCCCCATGTACAAGCAGGTGTTCGACTTGCGCACGGGAGTGTGCATCGATCCGCGAGGCAAGGACCCGCAGATGCTGCAGGTGTGGCCCGCCGCCGTCGATGACGGGCACGTGCTGATCCGGATGGAGGGAGCGCGATGA
- a CDS encoding ABC transporter permease, giving the protein MSFAPVARRPGDTAERRRSVLLVLPAVLVTVVVVGGGLGAAVLQSVGLLPVVGPATPSLDAYSAHPDDLLAAVGVSLWIAAASTLIAVVVGTAAAIVIVSGRLGGRIVGAIGAVTVTVPHLIGAATIGLLLADAGVLPRLLGISSEAWPALVGGPWWAAVIAEFAWKESAFVALVVTGTLATRVATYDETAALLGAGRWRRFRHVLLPLTAPSIVISGAISFVYALGSYEVAWLLGRTYPEPLPVLAVRLFQGVSLDSRPEAAAVAVVTSAIALLVVGLAFATLRRTAAWR; this is encoded by the coding sequence ATGAGCTTCGCCCCCGTCGCCCGCCGTCCGGGAGACACAGCCGAGCGTCGACGGAGCGTCCTGCTCGTCCTTCCGGCCGTGCTCGTGACGGTGGTCGTCGTGGGCGGTGGACTCGGGGCGGCGGTTCTGCAGTCCGTCGGGCTCCTGCCGGTCGTCGGGCCTGCGACACCGAGCCTCGACGCCTACTCCGCGCATCCCGACGATCTGCTCGCGGCGGTCGGCGTCTCGCTCTGGATCGCGGCGGCGTCGACGCTCATCGCCGTCGTCGTGGGAACGGCTGCCGCGATCGTGATCGTTTCCGGGCGACTCGGGGGGCGGATCGTGGGGGCGATCGGAGCGGTGACCGTGACGGTTCCGCACCTCATCGGGGCCGCGACGATCGGACTCCTGCTCGCGGATGCCGGCGTCCTCCCGCGCCTCCTCGGCATCTCGTCCGAGGCATGGCCCGCGTTGGTGGGCGGCCCGTGGTGGGCGGCGGTCATCGCGGAGTTCGCCTGGAAGGAGTCCGCCTTCGTCGCGCTCGTCGTGACGGGAACGCTCGCGACGCGCGTCGCCACCTACGACGAGACGGCGGCGCTCCTCGGCGCGGGGAGGTGGCGACGGTTCCGGCACGTACTCCTGCCGCTGACGGCTCCCTCGATCGTCATCTCGGGGGCCATCAGCTTCGTCTACGCGCTGGGGTCGTACGAAGTGGCCTGGCTGCTCGGGCGGACGTACCCCGAGCCGCTCCCCGTCCTGGCGGTTCGGCTCTTCCAGGGGGTGTCGCTCGATTCGCGGCCCGAAGCAGCGGCCGTCGCCGTCGTGACATCGGCGATCGCGCTCCTCGTCGTGGGTCTCGCGTTCGCGACGCTTCGACGGACGGCGGCGTGGCGATGA
- a CDS encoding ABC transporter permease → MTGTSGGALSRSRGAGRVMRVAVTLLLVVWFALPFLPLVLWSFADAWSFPSALPTAWGWDGVASALGFGMLPAFAHSALLGLVVALIATPLGALAARALTYGSVPFPRVVSALLLAPIALPPFAAVLGVNVVLLRAYVPPVVGVVVVLVVLALPYTTFVMRTAYGAYDLSYEEEARLLGATRRHVLRRVQLPMIAPALARAAFLAFLVAWSDYIVTVIVGGGEIVTLPLVVAGAAAGVGNDAAVAVMSLSAIVPPILLLVATLSLGRRPPVTRERRVAASRRLSRDGVIA, encoded by the coding sequence ATGACGGGCACGAGCGGCGGAGCCCTGTCGCGATCCCGCGGCGCCGGACGCGTCATGCGCGTCGCGGTGACGCTCCTCCTCGTCGTGTGGTTCGCGCTCCCCTTCCTTCCCCTCGTCCTCTGGTCTTTCGCCGACGCGTGGTCGTTTCCGTCGGCACTTCCGACCGCATGGGGGTGGGATGGCGTCGCGTCGGCGCTCGGGTTCGGGATGCTGCCCGCCTTCGCCCACTCGGCACTTCTCGGTCTCGTCGTCGCACTCATCGCGACACCGCTCGGGGCCCTCGCCGCGCGCGCCTTGACCTACGGGTCGGTCCCCTTCCCGCGCGTCGTCTCCGCGCTCCTGCTCGCTCCGATCGCCCTTCCGCCCTTCGCCGCCGTGCTCGGCGTCAACGTCGTTCTCCTGCGCGCGTACGTGCCGCCCGTCGTCGGGGTCGTCGTCGTCCTCGTCGTTCTCGCGCTGCCCTATACGACGTTCGTCATGCGCACGGCCTACGGCGCCTACGACCTCTCGTACGAGGAGGAAGCCCGGCTGCTCGGCGCGACCCGCCGGCACGTGCTGCGTCGTGTGCAGCTGCCGATGATCGCCCCCGCTCTCGCGCGCGCGGCGTTTCTGGCGTTCCTCGTCGCCTGGAGCGATTACATCGTCACCGTCATCGTCGGGGGCGGTGAGATCGTCACCCTCCCGCTCGTCGTCGCGGGTGCCGCCGCGGGCGTCGGCAACGACGCGGCGGTCGCGGTCATGTCCCTCTCGGCGATCGTGCCCCCGATCCTGCTGCTCGTCGCGACCCTGTCGCTGGGCCGCAGGCCTCCCGTCACGCGTGAGCGTCGCGTCGCGGCATCCCGTCGCCTTTCCCGAGATGGAGTCATCGCGTGA
- a CDS encoding MerR family transcriptional regulator has translation MRISELSAASSVPVATIKYYLRERLLPEGRRSSATQATYGDAHVARLGVIRALVDSGVGIAGVRKVIAVLDDPPDDPYEILGAANGAVTPEAPDDIDLGAASALIDRMGGDADACFPEQVAAVAHALATLERAGFVVPPDVMTAYLRGLTSMADAELAATPIDSPEESVRYVVLGTVLVEPLILALRRVAEQIAAARQFGARR, from the coding sequence ATGCGGATTTCGGAACTGTCGGCCGCGAGCAGTGTGCCGGTGGCGACCATCAAGTACTACCTGCGCGAGAGACTCCTTCCCGAGGGGCGGCGTTCCTCGGCGACGCAGGCGACGTACGGTGACGCCCACGTCGCGAGGCTCGGGGTGATCCGAGCTCTCGTCGACTCCGGGGTCGGGATCGCCGGGGTGCGCAAGGTGATCGCCGTCCTCGACGATCCGCCCGACGATCCGTACGAGATCCTGGGTGCCGCGAACGGCGCCGTCACGCCGGAGGCGCCCGACGACATCGACCTCGGCGCGGCGAGCGCTCTCATCGACAGGATGGGCGGCGATGCCGATGCGTGCTTTCCCGAGCAAGTCGCGGCGGTCGCCCACGCGCTGGCGACACTCGAGCGGGCCGGCTTCGTCGTTCCTCCCGACGTCATGACGGCCTACCTCAGGGGGCTCACGTCGATGGCGGATGCGGAGCTCGCCGCCACACCCATCGACTCGCCGGAGGAGTCGGTGCGCTACGTCGTGCTCGGCACGGTGCTCGTCGAGCCCCTCATCCTCGCCCTCCGTCGCGTCGCGGAGCAGATCGCCGCCGCCCGCCAATTCGGCGCCCGCCGCTGA
- a CDS encoding sirohydrochlorin chelatase — MSTTLVACSHGTNSSAGRLAVTTLVEGVAALLPDVRVREAFVDVQDPHVAEVVDAALASGTAVVVPLLLSTGYHTKVDIARAVGAHPGRAAATRGLGPHPLLTDILCDRLRDVGLVQTDAVVLAAAGSSDPEAAVDTRATAADLARRLDRPVTVGFAAGAGPDIGTAVSEARSRGASRVVVASYVLAPGYFADLIARSGADVATMPLAPDSRLAEIVAQRFRDSPGRHHL, encoded by the coding sequence GTGAGCACGACGCTTGTCGCCTGCTCCCACGGCACGAACTCCTCGGCGGGTCGCCTCGCGGTGACGACGCTCGTGGAGGGAGTGGCCGCCCTCCTTCCCGACGTGCGAGTGCGCGAGGCGTTCGTCGACGTGCAGGATCCCCACGTCGCCGAGGTCGTCGATGCTGCGCTCGCCTCGGGGACGGCTGTCGTGGTGCCGCTGCTGCTCTCCACCGGGTATCACACGAAGGTCGACATCGCTCGGGCTGTCGGTGCGCATCCGGGGCGGGCCGCGGCGACGCGGGGTCTCGGTCCGCATCCTCTGCTGACGGACATCCTGTGTGATCGACTGCGGGACGTCGGTCTCGTGCAGACGGATGCCGTCGTACTGGCCGCCGCGGGGTCGAGCGATCCCGAGGCGGCTGTCGATACGCGCGCGACGGCCGCGGATCTCGCACGACGCCTCGATCGGCCCGTCACGGTGGGTTTCGCCGCCGGTGCGGGGCCCGACATCGGCACGGCGGTCAGTGAAGCGCGTTCGCGGGGAGCGTCTCGCGTCGTCGTTGCCAGCTACGTCCTGGCCCCGGGCTACTTCGCCGACCTCATCGCACGCAGCGGTGCCGATGTGGCGACGATGCCGCTCGCGCCAGACTCGCGCTTGGCGGAGATCGTCGCTCAGCGGTTCCGTGACTCACCGGGGCGCCATCACCTGTAA
- the cobA gene encoding uroporphyrinogen-III C-methyltransferase, translated as MTTMLGVSLTGRRVVMVGGGAVSARRLARFLADGADVVVVAPELIDGMRELVEAHGVDWYPRRVRESDLDEAWLTHTATGDARVDAAVAGWCERRRILCVNASDGAHGSARLAAESRAGDVVVGVVSDTGVDPGRAARVRDAVAARLRDGSLPLRRRRRQGSGRVDLVGGGPGPIDLMTVRGRRLLAEADVVVADRLGPTDVLTELEDGVEVIDVGKRPGHHQMTQDQINALIVELALEGKRVVRLKGGDPFVYGRGGEEVAACLAAGVAVEVVPGLTSVVSVPQAAGIPVTHRGVSAGVHVVNGQAEITASTLAALADDSVTTVVLMGVAALPRLVEAARTAGVCADRPMAIIERGHTPTQRTTRSTLARVVEDAARADVRNPAVIVIGDVTRADLLMSVPEMAGDPAL; from the coding sequence ATGACGACGATGCTCGGGGTCTCGCTGACGGGACGTCGCGTGGTCATGGTCGGAGGCGGAGCCGTCTCCGCGCGGCGCCTCGCCCGCTTTCTCGCTGACGGCGCCGACGTCGTGGTCGTGGCGCCGGAACTCATCGACGGTATGCGTGAACTCGTCGAGGCTCACGGCGTGGACTGGTACCCGCGAAGGGTGCGCGAGTCCGACCTCGACGAGGCGTGGCTCACTCACACCGCGACCGGTGACGCGCGTGTGGATGCCGCGGTCGCGGGCTGGTGCGAGCGTCGCCGCATCCTGTGCGTCAACGCGTCCGACGGTGCCCACGGCAGCGCGCGCCTCGCGGCCGAGAGCCGCGCCGGTGATGTCGTCGTCGGCGTCGTGTCGGACACCGGTGTCGACCCGGGGCGGGCAGCTCGCGTGCGGGATGCCGTCGCTGCCCGTCTGCGCGACGGTTCGCTGCCCCTCCGACGTCGTCGCCGACAGGGCTCTGGGCGCGTCGATCTCGTCGGCGGCGGTCCGGGTCCCATCGACCTCATGACGGTTCGTGGGCGCAGGCTGCTCGCTGAAGCCGACGTCGTCGTCGCCGACCGGCTCGGCCCGACCGATGTGCTGACCGAACTGGAAGACGGCGTCGAGGTCATCGACGTCGGCAAGCGTCCCGGGCACCATCAGATGACGCAGGACCAGATCAACGCGCTCATCGTCGAGCTCGCGCTGGAGGGCAAGCGTGTCGTTCGGCTGAAGGGCGGCGATCCCTTCGTGTACGGGCGTGGCGGTGAAGAGGTTGCCGCGTGCCTCGCGGCAGGCGTCGCCGTCGAGGTCGTGCCAGGCCTCACGAGCGTCGTTTCGGTGCCGCAGGCAGCGGGCATCCCCGTGACTCACCGTGGTGTCTCGGCGGGAGTCCATGTCGTCAACGGTCAGGCCGAGATCACGGCGTCGACGCTCGCAGCACTTGCGGACGACTCCGTCACCACCGTCGTGCTCATGGGTGTCGCGGCGCTCCCTCGGCTTGTCGAGGCCGCGCGCACCGCGGGCGTGTGCGCCGATCGGCCGATGGCCATCATCGAACGCGGACACACTCCGACGCAGCGCACGACGCGGTCGACGCTCGCCAGGGTCGTGGAGGATGCGGCGAGGGCAGACGTGCGCAATCCTGCCGTCATTGTGATCGGCGATGTCACCCGAGCCGATCTCCTGATGTCCGTTCCCGAAATGGCAGGTGATCCCGCTCTTTGA